A single genomic interval of Corvus hawaiiensis isolate bCorHaw1 chromosome 5, bCorHaw1.pri.cur, whole genome shotgun sequence harbors:
- the SARAF gene encoding store-operated calcium entry-associated regulatory factor — protein MGIGAAMAGPAPLLLLLLCAAAGPVLGWDRPGKVLLRDVQVLTFHRGQYTTSRRTAALPQLQCTGGSAGCSRVPEVVQCYNEGWDGYDVQWQCKADLENAYRFGQLEVSCEGYDYPDDPYILRGSCSLLFRLELTEEGERKVKNSGSFGSSYYQSRKDYSDSGSGAIVVIVLLILAFGVYKFFLSNNQQSQQSSGDSDGFSRPFWQRQQAPPPPGFKSTFTDDSSFGTHSHHGTSSGPGFWTGLGTGGLLGYLAGSYRAQPRSPYHSMWTDPTAAPPMNGYSRNSTEGSSSGTRTASGFGGTKRR, from the exons ATGGGCATCGGTGCTGCCATGGCGGGCCCTGCGccgctcctcctgctgctgctctgcgcCGCCGCGGGACCCGTGCTGGGCTGGGACCGACCGG GGAAGGTTCTGCTGCGGGATGTTCAGGTGCTCACTTTCCACAGAGGGCAATACACGACATCCAGGCGGACAGCCGCACTCCCTCAGCTCCAGTGCACAGGAGGCTCTGCGGGGTGTTCCCGTGTCCCTGAGGTTGTTCAGTGTTACAACGAAGGATGGGATGGCTATGATGTACAG tggcaGTGCAAAGCAGACTTGGAAAATGCATACCGTTTTGGACAACTAGAAGTGAGCTGTGAAGGCTACGATTACCCGGATGATCCTTACATCCTAAGAGGCTCCTGTAGTTTGCtgttcaggctggagctgaCTGAGGAAGGTGAAAGAAAAGTGAAGAACTCCGGAAGCTTTGGCTCTAGCTATTACCAGTCAAGGAAAGATTATTCTGATTCTGGTTCTGGAGCAATTGTTGTAATTGTTCTTCTCATTCTTGCTTTTGGAGTATACAAGTTCTTCCTCAGCAACAACCAGCAGTCTCAGCAGAGTTCTGGGGACAGTGATGGGTTCTCTCGGCCcttctggcagaggcagcaggcacctcctcctcctggttTTAAGTCCACCTTCACAG ATGACAGCAGCTTCGGAACGCATTCCCATCATGGAACCAGTTCAGGACCAGGATTTTGGACTGGATTAGGAACAGGAGGCTTGCTAGGCTACTTGGCAGGCAGTTACAG AGCACAGCCGCGTTCCCCGTATCACAGTATGTGGACAGATCCCACAGCTGCACCTCCTATGAACGGGTACTCAAGGAATTCCACAGAAGGCAGCAGTTCAGGAACAAGAACTGCTTCTG gctTTGGGGGCACAAAACGAAGATGA
- the LEPROTL1 gene encoding leptin receptor overlapping transcript-like 1, with product MAGIKALISLSFGGAVGLMFLMLGCALPQYNQYWPLFVLFFYILSPIPYCIARRLVDDTDATSNACKELAIFLTTGIVVSAFGLPIVFARAELIYWGACALVLTGNTVIFATILGFFLVFGSNDDFSWQQW from the exons ATGGCCGGGATCAAAG CTCTGATCAGCCTGTCCTTTGGGGGAGCGGTCGGACTGATGTTCTTGATGCTCGGATGTGCCCTTCCCCAGTACAA ccAGTACTGGCCactgtttgttctgtttttttacATCCTTTCCCCTATCCCATACTGCATAGCAAGAAGATTGGTAGATGACACAGATGCTACAAGTAATGCCTGCAAGGAGTTAGCAATATTCCTTACAACAGGCATTGTGGTCTCAGCGTTTGGGCTGCCCATAGTGTTTGCAAGAGCAGAACTG ATTTACTGGGGCGCGTGTGCACTCGTTCTTACCGGGAATACAGTCATCTTTGCTACGATCCTAGGATTTTTCTTGGTCTTTGGCAGCAATGACGACTTCAGCTGGCAGCAGTGGTGA